A single Providencia manganoxydans DNA region contains:
- a CDS encoding SmdB family multidrug efflux ABC transporter permease/ATP-binding protein — MSQKKPLWPALKRLMGYGKVHRGTMSVAIIMLWVAAAAEVSGPLLISYFIDNMVAKKQIIMPLALYMVIGFVVLQVLAALLHYYQTILFNKAAVGVVQALRTDVMNSALRQPLSAFDKQPVGQIISRVTNDTEVIKDLFVMVVPTVFRSLALICAMLIAMFTLEWRMALVAIMIFPAVLVVMFAYQRLSTPIVRRVRSYLAEINNGFNEVINGMTVIQQFRQQARFGEKMLQASEDHYHERMKALKLDGLLLRPLLSLLSASVLCGLLFLFGIDGATTIGVGVLYAFINYLGRLNEPLIELTSQQSMLQQAVVSGERVFELMDSPKQGYGEHAAPLKSGAIDIQHVSFAYREDKKVLNDINLHVPENSFVALVGHTGSGKSTIANLIMGYYPWQQGEILLDGRPLHSLSHQVLRNGIAMVQQDPVVLAASFFDNVALGRDVSQDKVWQVLEMVQLAEHVRLLPDGLDSMLGEQGNTLSVGQRQLLAMARVLVVTPKILILDEATANIDSGTEQSIQKALRIIRQTTTLVVIAHRLSTIIDADQVVVLHRGAIVEKGNHMQLLQQKGRYYQMYQLQQVGESLIQHDGTESETVLI, encoded by the coding sequence ATGAGTCAGAAGAAGCCTCTTTGGCCTGCATTAAAGCGTCTAATGGGTTATGGAAAAGTACATCGTGGAACGATGTCGGTAGCAATTATCATGTTATGGGTTGCAGCGGCGGCGGAAGTGAGTGGCCCATTACTGATTAGCTATTTTATCGACAATATGGTTGCTAAGAAGCAAATAATTATGCCATTAGCCTTATATATGGTGATTGGGTTTGTGGTGTTGCAGGTTTTAGCGGCACTACTTCATTATTACCAAACGATACTTTTTAATAAAGCCGCGGTTGGTGTTGTACAAGCGCTACGCACTGATGTGATGAACTCCGCGTTAAGGCAGCCTTTAAGTGCTTTTGATAAACAACCTGTAGGGCAAATTATTTCTCGGGTAACCAATGATACTGAAGTCATTAAAGACTTATTTGTTATGGTTGTGCCTACGGTATTTCGTAGCTTAGCGCTTATCTGTGCCATGTTGATTGCGATGTTTACCCTTGAGTGGCGAATGGCTTTGGTGGCGATTATGATTTTCCCCGCTGTGTTGGTGGTGATGTTTGCTTACCAACGCTTAAGCACGCCAATTGTCAGACGAGTACGCTCTTATCTGGCTGAGATTAACAATGGTTTTAATGAAGTGATTAATGGTATGACGGTCATTCAACAGTTTCGCCAGCAAGCTAGATTTGGTGAGAAAATGTTGCAAGCGAGCGAAGATCATTATCATGAACGTATGAAGGCATTGAAATTAGATGGCTTATTATTGCGTCCTCTTTTGAGTTTGTTGTCTGCATCTGTTCTATGTGGGCTACTATTTTTATTTGGTATTGATGGTGCTACAACGATAGGTGTTGGTGTTTTATATGCTTTTATTAACTACCTTGGGCGTTTAAATGAGCCATTAATTGAACTGACCTCTCAGCAGTCTATGTTACAACAAGCAGTAGTATCAGGGGAGCGAGTATTCGAATTAATGGATAGCCCAAAACAAGGTTATGGTGAGCATGCAGCGCCATTAAAAAGCGGCGCTATTGATATCCAACATGTATCATTTGCCTACCGTGAAGACAAAAAGGTACTCAATGATATTAATCTTCACGTTCCAGAAAATAGTTTTGTTGCATTAGTGGGGCATACAGGGAGCGGTAAAAGTACTATCGCTAACTTGATTATGGGATATTACCCATGGCAGCAAGGTGAAATCTTGCTTGATGGTCGCCCTTTACATTCGTTGTCGCATCAAGTTTTGCGTAACGGTATTGCTATGGTACAACAAGATCCTGTTGTACTCGCCGCTTCTTTCTTTGATAACGTTGCCTTGGGGCGCGATGTGTCACAAGACAAAGTTTGGCAGGTGCTAGAAATGGTGCAACTTGCTGAACATGTGCGCTTGTTACCGGATGGTTTAGATTCAATGCTTGGTGAACAAGGTAATACATTGTCAGTTGGTCAGCGGCAGCTGCTGGCGATGGCTCGTGTGTTAGTTGTTACACCAAAAATTCTTATTCTTGATGAAGCTACAGCCAATATTGACTCAGGCACTGAACAGTCTATTCAAAAAGCGCTACGTATTATTCGTCAAACGACCACTTTGGTGGTTATTGCACACCGTTTATCAACGATTATTGATGCGGATCAGGTGGTTGTGCTCCATCGTGGTGCAATTGTTGAGAAAGGAAATCATATGCAATTACTACAGCAAAAAGGGCGCTATTATCAAATGTATCAATTACAGCAAGTTGGTGAATCTTTAATCCAACATGATGGTACTGAGTCTGAAACGGTACTCATTTAG
- a CDS encoding SmdA family multidrug ABC transporter permease/ATP-binding protein, producing MRLFSQLRWYFFSEWRRYCGAVCFLIIIAILQLVPPRLVGVVVDGISNQTMATSQLVSYVTLMLGIAVVVYGLRYVWRLWLFGASYKLAVQLRQKFYRQLSLQNQSFYLRYRTGDLIARTTNDVDRVVFAAGEGVLTFVDSLVMGCAVLLMMSVNISWQLTLLALIPMPIMAIVIKRFGDQLHHRFKHAQGAFSSLNNHAQESLTSIRMIKAFGLEDHQSNQFEQVATEAGRRNMHVARVDARFDPTIFIAIGMANLLAIAGGSWMVLQGTLTLGELTSFVMYLGLMIWPMLALAWMFNIVERGSAAYSRIRELLNEPLDIADGQQSLKAERGKLSVNIKVFRYPETERVALHDIRFDLQPGQFLGLCGPTGSGKSTLITLLQRQFDVTEGEICYQGHSLPTIQLDEWRSRLAIVNQSPFLFSDTVAGNIALGHPQATVEQIEEAARIACVHDDILRLPEGYQTQVGERGVMLSGGQKQRISIARAILQNAEILVLDDALSAVDGQTEFTILQNLSRWREGRTLIISAHRLSALVEADNILVLSQGSIAAEGIHTTLSVQSGWYKDMYHYQQIEAALDGDL from the coding sequence GTGCGATTATTTTCACAACTACGCTGGTATTTTTTTAGTGAGTGGCGACGTTACTGTGGCGCTGTTTGCTTTTTAATTATTATTGCGATTTTACAACTTGTTCCACCTAGATTAGTTGGCGTGGTGGTGGATGGTATTAGTAACCAAACCATGGCAACCAGCCAGTTAGTATCTTATGTCACATTGATGCTAGGTATTGCGGTTGTTGTTTATGGTTTGCGCTATGTATGGCGACTCTGGTTATTTGGTGCCTCTTATAAGCTAGCGGTACAGCTACGACAAAAGTTTTATCGGCAACTCAGTCTTCAGAATCAATCCTTTTATTTGCGCTATCGCACTGGCGATTTAATTGCTCGTACTACCAATGATGTTGACCGAGTGGTATTTGCTGCTGGTGAAGGGGTTTTAACCTTTGTTGACTCGTTAGTCATGGGCTGTGCGGTGCTACTCATGATGAGTGTCAATATTAGTTGGCAGCTAACGTTATTAGCTCTGATCCCTATGCCAATTATGGCGATAGTGATCAAACGCTTTGGTGACCAGTTACATCACCGCTTTAAGCATGCACAAGGAGCATTTTCTTCTTTAAATAACCATGCACAAGAAAGCCTGACCAGTATTCGGATGATCAAAGCATTTGGCCTTGAAGATCATCAATCGAATCAGTTTGAGCAAGTGGCAACCGAAGCTGGGCGTCGTAATATGCATGTGGCACGAGTAGATGCACGCTTTGATCCAACTATTTTTATAGCTATCGGTATGGCAAACCTTCTAGCAATTGCTGGAGGGAGTTGGATGGTATTACAAGGCACATTAACTCTTGGTGAACTGACTAGTTTTGTGATGTATCTAGGATTAATGATTTGGCCGATGCTTGCTCTGGCTTGGATGTTCAATATTGTAGAGCGTGGTAGTGCGGCGTATAGCCGTATTCGAGAATTGTTGAATGAGCCTTTAGATATTGCAGATGGTCAACAATCTCTAAAGGCAGAACGAGGTAAATTAAGCGTAAATATTAAGGTATTTCGCTATCCTGAAACTGAGCGAGTGGCATTACATGATATCCGTTTCGATTTGCAACCAGGACAATTTTTAGGGTTATGTGGCCCAACTGGCTCAGGCAAGTCAACATTAATTACTCTACTTCAGCGGCAATTTGATGTCACTGAAGGTGAAATTTGTTATCAAGGCCATTCGTTACCAACCATTCAACTTGATGAGTGGCGTAGCCGGTTAGCGATTGTTAATCAATCGCCATTTTTATTTTCTGATACTGTTGCAGGCAATATTGCGTTAGGCCATCCACAGGCAACGGTTGAGCAAATAGAAGAAGCCGCACGAATTGCCTGTGTACATGATGATATTTTGAGGTTGCCTGAAGGCTATCAAACTCAAGTCGGTGAACGAGGTGTTATGTTGTCTGGTGGGCAAAAGCAACGTATTTCTATTGCTCGTGCTATTTTACAAAATGCGGAAATTTTAGTCTTAGATGATGCGTTATCCGCTGTGGATGGGCAAACTGAATTTACAATTTTACAAAATCTTAGCCGTTGGCGTGAAGGAAGAACGCTGATCATCAGCGCGCATCGTTTATCTGCATTGGTTGAAGCGGACAATATTCTGGTTTTATCCCAAGGGAGTATCGCGGCGGAAGGTATTCATACAACGCTATCGGTTCAATCAGGTTGGTACAAGGATATGTATCATTATCAACAGATTGAAGCAGCTTTGGACGGTGATTTATGA